A window of Corallococcus macrosporus DSM 14697 contains these coding sequences:
- a CDS encoding Hsp70 family protein, with product MRACGLDFGTSNTAAALPDGTVLPLQPHTQEARLFRSVLFFPDDEQDIYAGADAIQRYLEDNTGRFIQSVKSFLHSSSFRATQVKGRTYTIEELVAVLLRRVRDAAAGPMGGAPEAVVLGRPAVFTPDPEADALAQQRLLRAAELAGFQRVQFLIEPIAAALAYEAQLTRDELVLVADFGAGTTDLTLMRLGPSRRDNPDRRQDVVGSTGVRIGGDRFDAEIMRHKLLPRFGAGSTYRVRGFSDKRLPIPQHILAKLLTWHEMSFIREKSTQELLDTMLATSDRKAEIQALYDLVMDNLGYRLFRAIEAAKVRLSREDVATVDFEEARICLHEPITRAEFDTFSQPLLDELDACTAGLLAKHAETKDIDAVFLTGGSSQIPAVRQLYVRRFGEERVRTADAFTSVAEGLGRASAHLSA from the coding sequence ATGCGTGCCTGCGGACTCGATTTCGGAACCAGCAACACCGCCGCGGCCCTGCCAGACGGCACGGTGCTGCCCCTGCAACCCCACACCCAGGAGGCCCGCCTCTTCCGCTCCGTCCTCTTCTTCCCGGACGACGAGCAGGACATCTACGCCGGCGCCGACGCCATCCAGCGCTACCTGGAGGACAACACCGGGCGCTTCATCCAGTCCGTGAAGTCCTTCCTCCACTCCAGCTCCTTCCGCGCCACCCAGGTGAAGGGGCGCACCTACACCATTGAAGAGCTGGTGGCGGTGCTGCTGCGCCGCGTGCGGGACGCCGCCGCGGGCCCCATGGGCGGCGCGCCCGAGGCCGTGGTGCTCGGCCGGCCCGCCGTCTTCACGCCGGACCCGGAAGCGGACGCCCTGGCCCAGCAGCGCCTGCTGCGCGCCGCGGAGCTCGCGGGCTTCCAGCGCGTCCAGTTCCTCATCGAGCCCATCGCCGCCGCGCTCGCCTACGAGGCCCAGCTCACCCGCGACGAGCTCGTCCTGGTGGCGGACTTCGGCGCCGGCACCACCGACCTCACGCTGATGCGGCTGGGCCCCAGCCGCCGCGACAACCCGGACCGCCGTCAGGACGTGGTGGGCTCCACGGGTGTGCGCATCGGTGGTGACCGCTTCGACGCGGAAATCATGCGCCACAAGCTGCTGCCCCGCTTCGGCGCCGGGTCCACCTACCGGGTGCGCGGCTTCAGCGACAAGCGGCTGCCCATTCCCCAGCACATCCTGGCCAAGCTGCTCACCTGGCATGAGATGTCCTTCATCCGGGAGAAGTCCACCCAGGAGCTGCTGGACACCATGCTCGCCACCAGCGACCGCAAGGCCGAAATCCAGGCGCTGTACGACCTGGTCATGGACAACCTGGGCTACCGCCTCTTCCGCGCCATCGAAGCGGCCAAGGTGCGCCTGTCCAGGGAGGACGTCGCCACGGTGGACTTCGAGGAGGCGCGCATCTGCCTCCACGAGCCCATCACCCGCGCCGAGTTCGACACCTTCAGCCAGCCGCTGCTGGACGAGCTGGACGCGTGCACCGCGGGCCTGCTGGCGAAGCACGCGGAGACGAAGGACATCGACGCGGTGTTCCTCACCGGCGGCTCGTCGCAGATTCCCGCGGTGCGCCAGCTCTACGTGCGCCGCTTCGGCGAGGAGCGCGTGCGCACGGCGGATGCCTTCACCTCCGTGGCGGAAGGACTCGGGCGCGCGTCGGCGCACCTGTCCGCCTGA
- a CDS encoding DUF2490 domain-containing protein — translation MRTEKWLPLIGLLLVIPLRPVEARPVRAEAQLWYTVTAQGGVGDHFLYYLEAQPRFGKDDARAILRAAGGVRVGQDTSLWLGQGWIPLWVWDGDPALRQGESRLYQQLLYTPKFGQVQGQLRARLEQRFLPGTTEVSHRARVLLRGAHPVAAEGRLSLIVWDEVFYHLNSVAGGPSAGFDMNRIFVGAGWKFGDHSSIEVGYLNVFTRRPSAETDQLIHTLSVSMPFNYM, via the coding sequence ATGCGCACGGAGAAATGGCTCCCCCTCATCGGTCTGCTACTCGTCATTCCCCTTCGCCCCGTGGAGGCCCGGCCCGTCCGCGCGGAGGCCCAGCTCTGGTACACGGTGACGGCGCAAGGCGGCGTCGGAGACCACTTCCTCTACTATCTGGAAGCCCAGCCGCGCTTCGGTAAGGACGACGCCCGCGCCATCCTCCGCGCGGCCGGAGGCGTGCGGGTGGGGCAGGACACGTCGCTGTGGCTGGGGCAGGGCTGGATTCCGCTGTGGGTCTGGGATGGAGACCCGGCCCTGCGTCAGGGCGAGAGCCGGCTCTACCAGCAGCTCCTCTACACGCCGAAGTTCGGCCAGGTGCAGGGGCAGCTCCGCGCGCGCCTGGAGCAGCGCTTCCTGCCCGGGACGACGGAGGTCTCGCACCGGGCGCGCGTCCTGCTCCGCGGTGCGCACCCGGTGGCCGCCGAGGGCCGGCTGTCGCTGATTGTCTGGGACGAGGTCTTCTACCACCTCAACTCGGTGGCGGGCGGCCCCAGCGCCGGCTTCGACATGAACCGCATCTTCGTGGGCGCGGGCTGGAAGTTCGGAGACCACTCCTCCATCGAGGTGGGCTACCTCAACGTCTTCACGCGCAGGCCCTCCGCGGAGACTGATCAGCTCATCCACACCCTCTCCGTCTCCATGCCCTTCAATTACATGTGA
- a CDS encoding CHAD domain-containing protein, giving the protein MAHPTPIRGLGPDSQLGDAARRILAGRLADVRKPEAGFQDAVDDESVHDMRVATRRLRAALKVFRSLGGMKKLERGVKRIQDALGEVRDVHVQSAWLEGVAKEASKKPQVRAGIQTLRKKRLAELEEHESRLHAELERWVDKTVPRLLRKLDGLNDPHRFAGRRVRDGLRQRLKRVQKRIDTYVDAADAASAHELRKELKRLRYELEIFQPAFRRTLDALLEVLVPLQDGLGELHDADVRLELFERLAAESAPRERKSARALLPLVREERTRRAAEIAREVQRWRTEEIPKRLRRMLT; this is encoded by the coding sequence ATGGCTCACCCCACGCCCATCCGGGGGCTCGGCCCCGACAGCCAGTTGGGAGACGCCGCGCGCCGCATCCTCGCGGGCCGGCTCGCGGACGTCCGCAAGCCGGAGGCCGGCTTCCAGGACGCCGTGGACGACGAGTCCGTCCATGACATGCGCGTGGCCACCCGGCGGCTTCGCGCCGCCCTCAAGGTGTTCCGCTCCCTGGGCGGCATGAAGAAGCTGGAGCGCGGCGTGAAGCGCATCCAGGACGCGCTGGGAGAGGTGCGGGACGTGCACGTCCAGTCCGCGTGGCTGGAGGGCGTGGCCAAGGAGGCGAGCAAGAAGCCCCAGGTGCGCGCCGGCATCCAGACGCTGCGCAAGAAGCGGCTGGCCGAGCTGGAGGAGCACGAGTCGCGCCTGCACGCGGAGCTGGAGCGCTGGGTGGACAAGACGGTGCCCCGGCTGTTGCGCAAGCTGGACGGGCTGAACGACCCGCACCGCTTCGCCGGCCGCCGCGTCCGGGACGGGCTGCGCCAGCGCCTCAAGCGCGTGCAGAAGCGAATCGACACCTATGTGGACGCGGCCGACGCGGCGTCCGCCCACGAGCTGCGCAAGGAGCTGAAGCGGCTGCGCTACGAGCTGGAGATCTTCCAGCCGGCCTTCCGCCGCACCCTGGACGCGCTGCTGGAGGTGCTCGTCCCGCTCCAGGACGGCCTGGGGGAGCTGCACGACGCCGACGTGCGCCTGGAGCTGTTCGAGCGGCTGGCGGCGGAGTCCGCGCCGCGCGAGCGCAAGTCCGCCCGGGCGCTGCTCCCCCTGGTCCGGGAGGAGCGCACCCGACGCGCGGCGGAGATTGCCCGCGAGGTCCAGCGCTGGCGCACGGAGGAGATTCCCAAGCGCCTGCGCCGGATGCTGACCTGA
- a CDS encoding inorganic diphosphatase yields the protein MVTDLTRLPLRGEAGAFHVIVESPRGSTLKLKYDTALKAFSLSRPLPRGLSYPFDWGFIPSTQGPDGDPLDAMVYWDDASFPGVVLPCRALGVLQVEQNAGDGGRERNDRILAVPVTPSRAGHLTDYQQLPRREREELEHFFLAAVRFEDKGARILGWEGPEGAERMLRQHARTED from the coding sequence ATGGTGACGGACCTCACCCGGTTGCCCCTGCGCGGCGAAGCAGGCGCCTTTCACGTCATCGTCGAGTCTCCCCGAGGCTCCACGCTGAAGCTCAAGTACGACACGGCGCTCAAGGCCTTCAGCCTCTCACGGCCGCTCCCACGCGGCCTGAGCTACCCCTTCGACTGGGGCTTCATCCCCTCCACCCAGGGACCGGATGGGGACCCGCTGGACGCCATGGTGTACTGGGACGACGCGAGCTTTCCTGGCGTGGTGCTGCCCTGCCGCGCGCTCGGCGTGCTCCAGGTGGAGCAGAACGCGGGGGACGGCGGGCGCGAGCGCAACGACCGCATCCTCGCCGTCCCCGTGACGCCGTCCCGCGCCGGACACCTGACGGACTACCAGCAGCTTCCGCGGCGCGAGCGAGAGGAGCTGGAGCACTTCTTCCTCGCCGCGGTCCGCTTCGAGGACAAGGGCGCGCGCATCCTGGGCTGGGAGGGGCCGGAGGGCGCCGAACGGATGCTCCGCCAACACGCACGCACGGAGGATTAG
- a CDS encoding protein adenylyltransferase SelO family protein yields MATLEQLRFDNTYARLPAGFGARVHPSPFPDARLVSVNPAALKLLDLTPEEAARPEFVAAMGGAEPLPGMEPFAMVYAGHQFGVYVPRLGDGRALLLGEVRDAAGAKWDLHLKGGGPTPFSRGGDGRAVLRSTVREYLCGEAMHGLGIPTTRGLGILGSQAPVYREAVETGAMLVRLAPSHVRFGTFEYFHYTEQPEHVATLADHVIAEHFPHLAGQEGRHARFYTEVVERTARLIAQWQAVGFAHGVMNTDNMSILGLTLDYGPFGFLDDFEPGFICNHSDDRGRYAFDQQPRIGLWNLACLGEALLTLISEDEARAALATYQPTFNAHFMDRMRAKLGLREARDEDRELVGDLFTRLAEARVDYTRFFRALGSDVRPVRDMFPAPEGFDAWAGRYRARLDAEGSVDAERHARMARVNPKYVLRNWVAQEAISRAEAGDFSLVDRLLGVLADPFAEHPDAEPYAAAPPVWGRHLAVSCSS; encoded by the coding sequence ATGGCCACGCTCGAACAGCTCCGCTTCGACAACACCTACGCCCGCCTGCCCGCCGGGTTCGGCGCGCGCGTCCACCCCAGCCCCTTCCCGGACGCGAGGCTGGTGAGCGTCAATCCCGCCGCCCTGAAGCTCCTGGACCTGACGCCCGAGGAAGCGGCGCGGCCGGAGTTCGTCGCGGCCATGGGCGGCGCAGAGCCCCTGCCGGGGATGGAGCCCTTCGCCATGGTGTACGCGGGGCACCAGTTCGGCGTGTACGTGCCCCGCCTGGGCGACGGGCGCGCCCTGCTGCTGGGCGAGGTCCGCGACGCCGCCGGAGCGAAGTGGGACCTGCACCTCAAGGGCGGCGGCCCCACGCCCTTCTCGCGTGGAGGGGACGGGCGCGCGGTGCTGCGCTCCACCGTCCGCGAGTACCTGTGCGGCGAGGCCATGCACGGCCTGGGCATCCCCACCACGCGGGGCCTGGGCATCCTCGGCAGCCAGGCGCCGGTGTACCGCGAGGCGGTGGAGACGGGCGCGATGCTGGTGCGCCTGGCGCCCTCGCACGTGCGCTTCGGCACCTTCGAGTACTTCCACTACACCGAGCAGCCGGAGCACGTGGCCACGCTGGCGGACCACGTCATCGCGGAGCACTTCCCGCACCTGGCGGGCCAGGAGGGCCGCCACGCGCGCTTCTACACGGAGGTGGTGGAGCGCACGGCGCGGCTCATCGCGCAGTGGCAGGCGGTGGGCTTCGCGCACGGGGTGATGAACACGGACAACATGTCCATCCTGGGCCTCACGCTGGACTACGGCCCCTTCGGCTTCCTGGATGACTTCGAGCCGGGCTTCATCTGCAACCACTCCGACGACCGGGGCCGCTACGCGTTCGACCAGCAGCCGCGCATCGGCCTGTGGAACCTCGCGTGCCTGGGCGAGGCGCTGCTCACGCTCATCTCGGAGGACGAGGCCCGCGCGGCGCTGGCCACCTACCAGCCCACCTTCAACGCGCACTTCATGGACCGGATGCGCGCGAAGCTGGGCCTGCGGGAGGCGCGCGACGAGGACCGGGAGCTGGTGGGTGACTTGTTCACCCGCCTGGCCGAAGCGCGCGTGGACTACACGCGCTTCTTCCGCGCGCTGGGCTCGGACGTCCGTCCGGTGCGTGACATGTTCCCCGCCCCCGAGGGCTTCGACGCCTGGGCCGGGCGCTACCGGGCGCGGCTGGACGCCGAGGGCAGCGTGGACGCCGAGCGCCACGCGCGCATGGCGCGGGTGAACCCCAAGTACGTGCTGCGCAACTGGGTGGCGCAGGAGGCCATCTCCCGCGCGGAGGCCGGGGACTTCTCGCTCGTGGACCGGCTGCTCGGCGTGCTGGCGGACCCGTTCGCCGAGCACCCCGACGCGGAGCCCTACGCCGCCGCGCCGCCCGTCTGGGGCCGGCACCTGGCGGTGAGCTGCAGCTCCTGA
- a CDS encoding glutathione S-transferase N-terminal domain-containing protein yields the protein MIDLYTFATPNGQKVSIALEELGLQYKTHVVDITKGDQFKPEFLAINPNNKIPAIVDHATQDHRPLTVIESGAILIYLAEKTGQLLPSNARGRSEVLQWVMFQMGGVGPMFGQLNHFARFAPKKVPYGIERYHAESRRLVGVLDGKLGTGDYVAGRYSIADIALYPWVAGTRAYFPELFHGSSNVVQWLHRVGSRPAVERGMKVPQLDK from the coding sequence ATGATTGACCTGTACACGTTCGCGACGCCCAATGGGCAGAAGGTGTCCATCGCCCTGGAGGAGCTGGGCCTCCAGTACAAGACGCACGTGGTGGACATCACCAAGGGCGACCAGTTCAAGCCCGAGTTCCTGGCCATCAACCCCAACAACAAGATTCCGGCCATCGTCGACCACGCGACGCAGGACCACCGCCCGCTCACCGTCATCGAGTCCGGCGCCATCCTCATCTACCTGGCGGAGAAGACGGGCCAGCTCCTGCCCTCCAACGCGCGCGGCCGGTCGGAGGTCCTCCAGTGGGTGATGTTCCAGATGGGCGGCGTGGGCCCCATGTTCGGCCAGCTCAACCACTTCGCCCGCTTCGCCCCCAAGAAGGTCCCCTACGGCATCGAGCGCTACCACGCCGAGTCCCGGCGGCTCGTCGGCGTGCTCGACGGCAAGCTGGGCACGGGCGACTACGTCGCCGGCCGCTACTCCATCGCGGACATCGCCCTGTACCCGTGGGTGGCGGGCACGCGCGCGTACTTCCCCGAGCTGTTCCACGGCTCCAGCAACGTCGTGCAGTGGCTCCACCGCGTGGGCAGCCGGCCCGCCGTGGAGCGCGGCATGAAGGTCCCCCAGCTCGACAAGTAG
- a CDS encoding SDR family oxidoreductase, which translates to MDGKVCLITGATGGIGLEAAKALARLGATVVLVGRDAGRTEAAVAAVKQAAPDAQVDWLRADLTSLKSVRALAQTFRERYSRLDVLLNNAGLIIDRRQVTEDGLEATMATNHFAPFLLTNLLLDVMKATGPARIINVSSDAHAAGKLDFDDLQSERSFIGFRVYGTSKLANILFTRALAKRLEGTRVTANALHPGVVRTGFGHNTQGFFRHIVKLGAAFMISAEKGARTSVYLASSPEVESVSGQYFYKCRPRKPSSAARNDADAERLWQVSAQLTGVKA; encoded by the coding sequence ATGGACGGGAAGGTGTGCCTCATCACCGGGGCCACCGGCGGCATCGGCCTGGAGGCCGCCAAGGCGCTCGCGCGCCTGGGCGCCACGGTGGTGCTGGTGGGCCGGGACGCGGGCCGCACCGAGGCCGCCGTCGCCGCCGTGAAGCAGGCCGCCCCGGACGCCCAGGTGGACTGGCTCCGCGCCGACCTCACCTCCCTGAAGTCCGTGAGGGCGCTGGCGCAGACCTTCCGTGAGCGCTACTCGCGGCTGGACGTGCTGCTGAACAACGCGGGGCTCATCATCGACCGGCGGCAGGTGACGGAGGACGGGCTGGAGGCCACCATGGCCACCAACCACTTCGCGCCCTTCCTCCTGACGAACCTGCTGCTGGACGTGATGAAGGCCACCGGCCCGGCGCGCATCATCAACGTGTCGTCCGATGCCCACGCCGCCGGCAAGCTCGACTTCGACGACCTGCAGAGCGAGCGGAGCTTCATCGGCTTCCGCGTGTACGGCACGTCGAAGCTGGCCAACATCCTGTTCACCCGCGCGCTGGCGAAGCGGCTGGAGGGCACGCGGGTGACGGCCAACGCCCTGCACCCCGGCGTGGTGCGCACCGGCTTCGGTCACAACACGCAGGGGTTCTTCCGCCACATCGTCAAGCTGGGCGCGGCGTTCATGATATCGGCGGAGAAGGGAGCGCGGACGTCCGTGTACCTGGCGTCGTCGCCCGAAGTGGAGTCAGTGTCCGGGCAGTACTTCTACAAATGCCGTCCGAGGAAGCCGTCGTCCGCAGCGCGGAATGACGCGGACGCGGAGCGGCTCTGGCAGGTGAGCGCGCAGCTCACGGGAGTGAAGGCATGA
- the dps gene encoding DNA starvation/stationary phase protection protein Dps, with protein MNFPSHVNLPTEAREELIDSLNTLLADSIDLHWQIKQAHWNIRGRHFYSRHELFDDLAKHVRKQADEFAERAGTLGGYAEGTIRLAAKNSELPEYDLKAVDGDDHLKALVERFARYAASIRSGIHRSDELNDPVTSDLLTQTLGEVELDLWFLESHLHGEPRAGVRRGGGDIRAQDAARSPSNA; from the coding sequence ATGAACTTTCCAAGCCATGTGAATCTCCCCACCGAGGCCCGCGAGGAGCTCATCGACTCGCTCAACACCCTGTTGGCCGACTCCATCGACCTGCATTGGCAAATCAAGCAAGCGCACTGGAACATCCGCGGCCGGCACTTCTACAGCCGCCATGAGCTGTTCGACGACCTGGCCAAGCACGTCCGCAAGCAGGCTGACGAGTTCGCCGAGCGCGCGGGCACGCTGGGCGGCTACGCCGAGGGCACCATCCGGCTGGCGGCCAAGAACAGCGAGCTGCCCGAATACGACCTGAAGGCCGTGGACGGCGACGACCACCTCAAGGCCCTGGTGGAGCGCTTCGCGCGCTACGCGGCCAGCATCCGCAGCGGCATCCACCGCTCCGACGAGCTGAATGACCCCGTCACCTCCGACCTCCTCACCCAGACGCTGGGCGAGGTCGAGCTGGACCTGTGGTTCCTGGAGAGCCACCTGCACGGCGAGCCCCGCGCGGGGGTCCGCCGCGGCGGGGGGGACATCCGGGCCCAGGACGCCGCCCGCAGCCCCTCCAACGCCTGA
- a CDS encoding DUF4442 domain-containing protein, with protein MLALDLVERLRQVSPSAANALLTVAVKNIIPLSAVMGIRVEDASDARAQASVPLKRRTRNHVKSVYLGVQVTVMELTMGLWLFRRFPPGRYLALVNELQVSFHAKAKGGVRAICEPSPDVFNTLDAALQQKGDKAREWIPVRLEDFEGTHIADARFLAVMKKA; from the coding sequence ATGCTTGCTCTCGACCTCGTGGAACGGCTGCGCCAGGTGTCTCCCAGCGCGGCGAACGCGCTGCTGACCGTGGCGGTGAAGAACATCATCCCCCTGTCGGCGGTGATGGGCATCCGGGTGGAGGACGCGTCGGACGCCCGGGCGCAGGCGTCGGTGCCGCTGAAGCGGCGCACGCGCAACCACGTGAAGAGCGTGTACCTGGGCGTGCAGGTGACGGTGATGGAGCTGACGATGGGCCTGTGGCTCTTCCGCCGCTTTCCGCCGGGCCGCTACCTGGCGCTGGTGAACGAGCTCCAGGTGTCCTTCCACGCCAAGGCCAAGGGCGGCGTGCGGGCCATCTGCGAGCCGTCTCCCGACGTGTTCAACACCCTGGACGCGGCGCTCCAGCAGAAGGGGGACAAGGCCCGCGAATGGATTCCCGTCCGCCTGGAGGACTTCGAGGGCACCCACATCGCGGATGCCCGCTTCCTGGCGGTGATGAAGAAAGCCTGA